In the genome of Populus trichocarpa isolate Nisqually-1 chromosome 6, P.trichocarpa_v4.1, whole genome shotgun sequence, one region contains:
- the LOC7497612 gene encoding 1-aminocyclopropane-1-carboxylate synthase 7, whose amino-acid sequence MAIEIEQPSVGLSKVAVSETHGEDSPYFAGWKAYNEDPYDESSNPSGVIQMGLAENQVSFDLLEEYLEQHSEASSWGKGSPGFRENALFQDYHGLESFRQAMAGFMEQIRGGRAKFDPDRVVLTAGATAANELLTFILANPGDALLVPTPYYPGFDRDLRWRTGAKIVPIHCDISNNFQVTTQALEAAYEGAVAMNINVRGVLITNPSNPLGVTIQRSVLEEILDFSTRKNIHLVSDEIYSGSTFSSSEFISIAEILEARGYKDSERVHIVYSLSKDLGLPGFRVGTIYSYNDKVVTTARRMSSFTLISSQTQHLLASMLSNKKFTENYIKENRERLRKRYEMIIQGLRSAGIECLKGNAGLFCWMNLSPLLETPTREGEVALWKSILHEVKLNISPGSSCHCSEPGWFRVCFANMSEETLEVALKRIHNFMEQRKTASS is encoded by the exons ATGGCCATAGAGATTGAGCAACCCTCTGTTGGACTCTCAAAAGTTGCAGTTTCCGAAACTCACGGAGAGGACTCCCCATACTTCGCAGGCTGGAAAGCATATAATGAAGACCCTTACGATGAATCATCTAATCCATCAGGAGTCATACAGATGGGACTGGCAGAAAATCAA GTTTCGTTTGATTTGTTAGAAGAGTACTTGGAACAGCATTCAGAAGCATCTAGCTGGGGAAAAGGATCGCCAGGGTTTAGAGAAAATGCCTTGTTTCAAGATTACCATGGACTCGAATCTTTCCGACAG GCAATGGCAGGTTTCATGGAGCAAATCAGAGGTGGAAGAGCAAAATTTGACCCTGACAGGGTAGTCCTGACAGCAGGAGCAACTGCTGCTAACGAGTTGTTAACCTTCATTCTAGCCAATCCTGGTGATGCTTTGCTAGTTCCAACTCCATACTATCCAGG ATTTGACAGAGATTTAAGGTGGAGGACTGGTGCAAAAATTGTACCGATACATTGTGATATCTCAAACAATTTCCAGGTCACTACTCAAGCCTTGGAAGCTGCATATGAGGGCGCAGTAGCCATGAACATCAACGTGAGAGGGGTACTTATAACCAATCCTTCAAATCCACTAGGAGTCACAATCCAGCGCTCTGTTCTGGAAGAGATTCTTGATTTTTCCACCCGCAAAAACATCCATCTTGTGTCCGACGAGATCTACTCAGGATCCACCTTCTCTTCATCTGAATTCATAAGCATTGCTGAGATCCTTGAAGCTCGTGGATATAAAGATTCAGAAAGAGTTCACATAGTTTACAGTCTTTCTAAAGATCTTGGTCTTCCAGGTTTTAGAGTTGGAACTATATACTCATATAATGACAAAGTTGTCACCACTGCGAGAAGGATGTCTAGCTTCACCTTGATTTCTTCTCAAACACAACATCTCCTGGCTTCCATGTTGTCTAACAAGAAGTTCACCGAGAATTACATCAAGGAAAATCGAGAGAGGCTAAGGAAGAGATATGAAATGATAATTCAAGGATTGAGAAGTGCCGGGATAGAGTGTTTGAAAGGTAATGCCGGACTGTTTTGCTGGATGAATTTAAGTCCATTGTTGGAGACACCAACAAGAGAAGGTGAAGTGGCTCTTTGGAAGTCTATCCTTCACGAAGTGAAGCTAAATATATCTCCAGGCTCTTCTTGCCATTGCTCTGAACCTGGATGGTTTAGGGTATGCTTCGCTAACATGAGCGAGGAGACACTTGAAGTCGCACTCAAGAGAATACATaatttcatggaacaaaggaaAACAGCAAGCAGTTGA